In a genomic window of Brassica rapa cultivar Chiifu-401-42 chromosome A10, CAAS_Brap_v3.01, whole genome shotgun sequence:
- the LOC103846505 gene encoding SWI/SNF complex component SNF12 homolog: MSANNNNPQKPQQGSAPSPFGGNPGMASASVPGNQGFTQPHMAPNFPAQFQFSQAQAMAHAQAQAQSKAQAQFQAQMQAGMTMNQGQGSQGIGGVLGSSSPSMTPGSLNMKRFQQRPPMRPPSGFPASNNTVSPMRTMELTPAARKKKMKLPEKSLQERVAAILPESALYTQLLEFESRVDAALSRKKVDIQEALKNPPCTQKTLRIYVFNSFANQNNTIPGNPNADPPTWTLKIVGRILEDGVDPDQPGFVQQANPSHPKFSSFFKKVIVNLDQRLYPENSAITWESARSPAPQEGFEIKRKGNQEFAATIRLEMNYVPEKFKLSTALMDVLGIEVETRPRIISAIWHYVKARKLQNPNDPSFFNCDAALHKVFGEEKVKFTMVSQKISHHLSPPPPIHLEHKIKLSGNNPAISACYDVLVDVPFPIQRDLNNLLANAEKNKEIEACDEAICAAIRKIHEHRRRRAFFLGFSQSPVEFINALIESQSKDLKVVAGEASRNAEKERRADFFNQPWVEDAVIRYLNRKPAAGNEGPGTW, from the exons ATGTCTGCTAACAACAACAATCCACAGAAGCCTCAACAAGGCTCTGCGCCTTCACCCTTCGGCGGTAACCCTGGGATGGCCTCTGCATCTGTTCCCGGAAACCAAGGCTTCACTCAGCCTCACATGGCACCTAACTTTCCAGCTCAGTTTCAATTCTCACAAGCCCAGGCCATGGCCCATGCTCAAGCCCAAGCCCAGTCTAAAGCCCAAGCTCAGTTCCAAGCTCAGATGCAAGCAGGGATGACTATGAACCAAGGGCAAGGCTCCCAGGGGATTGGTGGTGTGTTGGGTTCGTCTTCTCCTTCCATGACTCCTGGTAGCTTGAACATGAAGAGGTTCCAGCAGAGGCCGCCGATGCGGCCTCCTTCTGGTTTCCCCGCGAGTAACAACACTGTCTCCCCCATGAGAACGATGGAGTTGACTCCTGCtgcgaggaagaagaagatgaagcttCCTGAGAAGTCGTTGCAGGAGAGGGTGGCAGCAATCTTGCCTGAGTCTGCGTTGTACACGCAGCTTCTTGAGTTTGAGTCAAGGGTCGATGCTGCTTTGAGTAGGAAGAAAGTTGACATCCAGGAGGCTCTTAAGAACCCTCCTTGCACTCAGAAGACGCTTAGGATCTATGTGTTCAACTCGTTTGCTAACCAAAACAATACCATCCCTGGGAATCCAAACGCTGACCCGCCGACATGGACTCTTAAGATTGTTGGTAGGATCTTGGAAGATGGGGTGGATCCGGACCAGCCAGGTTTTGTTCAGCAAGCAAACCCGTCGCATCCCAAGTTCTCGTCTTTCTTCAAGAAGGTAATAGTTAACCTGGACCAGAGGCTGTATCCTGAGAACTCGGCGATCACATGGGAGAGCGCTAGATCACCTGCTCCTCAGGAAGGGTTTGAGATAAAGAGGAAAGGGAATCAGGAGTTTGCAGCTACTATTAGGTTGGAGATGAACTACGTTCCTGAGAAGTTCAAGCTTTCTACTGCGTTGATGGATGTTCTCGGGATTGAGGTTGAGACCAGACCAAGAATAATCTCTGCGATATGGCATTACGTTAAGGCGAGGAAACTGCAGAACCCAAACGACCCTTCTTTCTTCAACTGCGACGCTGCGCTTCACAAAGTGTTTGGGGAAGAGAAGGTGAAGTTCACAATGGTCTCTCAGAAGATATCTCATCACTTGTCACCTCCACCGCCGATTCATTTAGAACACAAGATCAAGCTGTCGGGAAACAACCCGGCTATATCGGCATGTTACGATGTCCTGGTGGATGTGCCGTTTCCGATTCAGAGGGATCTGAACAACTTGTTGGCCAACGCAGAGAAGAATAAAGAGATTGAGGCTTGTGATGAAGCGATATGTGCAGCCATTAGGAAAATCCATGAGCATAGGAGGAGACGTGCATTTTTCTTGGGATTTAGTCAGTCGCCGGTTGAGTTCATAAACGCACTGATCGAATCTCAGAGCAAGGATCTGAAGGTTGTAGCGGGTGAAGCCAGTCGAAATGCTGAGAAAGAACGTCGAGCAGACTTCTTCAATCAACCTTG GGTTGAGGATGCGGTAATACGTTACTTGAACCGGAAGCCAGCAGCTGGGAACGAAGGACCAGGAACCTGGTGA